A region of Mycobacteriales bacterium DNA encodes the following proteins:
- a CDS encoding phytanoyl-CoA dioxygenase family protein: MELADAAAHWAEHGYVVLPAFLSPEETAAARAALPSHFPTAAEFHDDADPARNARFRDDEFGGIDTFPFASPELGLLAVHPKVVALAEAILGTEDVRLYACEAWAKYAGAAGYVQAHHRDFFNHTPLVPSRDPRFRQVETFVYLSDVDDGNAPTRFVSRTLTDHLPVRPHWWMPEERPELYDAEVAAAGPAGTVVAWSVDTFHRAVAFTDPRGARFTLQANYRAGANDWMNRHSWGDRSYDERWYPFAERASYRQLLLFGFPPRGHAFWTPDTLDAMAVRYPGMDLAPFRP; encoded by the coding sequence ATGGAGCTCGCGGACGCCGCCGCCCACTGGGCCGAGCACGGCTACGTCGTGCTCCCGGCCTTCCTGTCGCCCGAGGAGACCGCCGCGGCGCGGGCCGCGCTGCCGTCGCACTTCCCCACCGCCGCGGAGTTCCACGACGACGCCGACCCCGCCCGCAACGCGCGCTTCCGCGACGACGAGTTCGGCGGCATCGACACGTTCCCGTTCGCCTCGCCGGAGCTCGGGCTGCTCGCCGTCCACCCGAAGGTGGTCGCGCTCGCGGAGGCGATCCTCGGCACGGAGGACGTGCGCCTCTACGCCTGCGAGGCGTGGGCGAAGTACGCGGGCGCGGCCGGCTACGTGCAGGCGCACCACCGCGACTTCTTCAACCACACGCCGCTCGTGCCGTCGCGGGACCCGCGGTTCCGGCAGGTCGAGACGTTCGTCTACCTCTCCGACGTCGACGACGGGAACGCCCCGACCCGCTTCGTGTCGCGCACGCTTACCGACCACCTGCCCGTGCGCCCGCACTGGTGGATGCCGGAGGAGCGCCCGGAGCTGTACGACGCCGAGGTCGCCGCGGCCGGGCCCGCCGGGACGGTCGTGGCGTGGAGCGTCGACACGTTCCACCGCGCCGTCGCCTTCACCGACCCGCGCGGCGCGCGGTTCACGCTCCAGGCCAACTACCGGGCCGGGGCCAACGACTGGATGAACCGGCACTCGTGGGGAGACCGGTCGTACGACGAGCGGTGGTACCCGTTCGCGGAGCGCGCGTCGTACCGGCAGCTCCTGCTGTTCGGCTTCCCGCCCCGCGGGCACGCGTTCTGGACGCCCGACACGCTCGACGCGATGGCGGTGCGCTACCCGGGGATGGACCTGGCACCCTTCCGCCCATGA
- the typA gene encoding translational GTPase TypA — translation MPTRDDLRNVAIVAHVDHGKTTLVDAMLWQSNAFGDHANVNERVMDSMDLEREKGITILAKNTAVRHGDLTINIIDTPGHADFGGEVERGLSMVDGVVLLVDASEGPLPQTRFVLRKALALHLPVVLVINKVDRPDARIAEVVDETYQLFLDLDATEEQIDFPIVYCQAKTGQASLTKPADGGTPDSPDLEPLFQVLRETIPPPSYDETAPLQAHVTNLDASPYLGRLALCRIHNGVLRKGQQVAWCRTDGTVERVKVSELLLTEALERVPAEEARQGDIVAIAGIPDITIGETLTDPEDPRPLPVITIDEPSLSMTVGTNSSPLAGESGKKLTARLVKNRLDTELVGNVSIRVLPTDRPDTWEVQGRGELQLAVLVEIMRREGFELTVGKPQVVTRVVGGKVHEPMERLTIDAPSDYQGVLIQLLALRKGRLEQMVDHGSGWIRMEYLVPARGLIGFRTEFLTETRGTGLLHHVHERYEPWHGELRTRPTGSLVADRRGQTTAFALANLQERGTMFVGPGTEVYEGMIVGENARSDDMDVNPTKEKKLTNMRSSTGDVLVPLIPHRQLSLEQALEFCREDECVEVTPATVRLRKVVLEAAERERMRGKRARARLEGAPA, via the coding sequence ATGCCCACGCGCGATGACCTGCGCAACGTCGCGATCGTCGCGCACGTCGACCACGGCAAGACCACGCTGGTCGACGCGATGCTCTGGCAGTCGAACGCGTTCGGCGACCACGCGAACGTCAACGAGCGCGTCATGGACTCGATGGACCTCGAACGCGAGAAGGGCATCACGATCCTCGCGAAGAACACCGCGGTCCGGCACGGCGACCTGACCATCAACATCATCGACACGCCCGGCCACGCCGACTTCGGCGGCGAGGTGGAGCGCGGCCTGTCGATGGTCGACGGCGTCGTGCTGCTCGTGGACGCGAGCGAGGGGCCGTTGCCGCAGACGAGGTTCGTGCTGCGCAAGGCGCTGGCGCTGCACCTGCCGGTCGTCCTCGTCATCAACAAGGTGGACCGCCCGGACGCGCGGATCGCCGAGGTGGTGGACGAGACGTACCAGCTCTTCCTCGACCTCGACGCGACCGAGGAGCAGATCGACTTCCCGATCGTGTACTGCCAGGCGAAGACCGGGCAGGCCAGCCTCACCAAGCCCGCCGACGGCGGGACGCCGGACAGCCCGGACCTCGAGCCGTTGTTCCAGGTGCTGCGCGAGACCATCCCGCCGCCGTCCTACGACGAGACGGCGCCGTTGCAGGCGCACGTCACCAACCTCGACGCGAGCCCGTACCTCGGCCGCCTCGCGCTCTGCCGGATCCACAACGGCGTGCTGCGCAAGGGCCAGCAGGTCGCGTGGTGCCGTACCGACGGCACGGTCGAGCGCGTCAAGGTGAGCGAGCTGCTGCTGACCGAGGCGCTGGAACGCGTCCCGGCCGAGGAGGCGCGGCAGGGCGACATCGTCGCGATCGCGGGCATCCCGGACATCACGATCGGCGAGACGCTGACCGACCCGGAGGACCCCCGGCCGTTGCCGGTCATCACGATCGACGAGCCGAGCCTGTCGATGACGGTCGGCACCAACTCCTCGCCGCTCGCCGGCGAGTCCGGCAAGAAGCTCACCGCGCGGCTGGTGAAGAACCGCCTCGACACCGAGCTGGTCGGCAACGTCTCGATCCGCGTGCTGCCCACCGACCGCCCGGACACGTGGGAGGTGCAGGGCCGCGGCGAGCTCCAGCTCGCGGTGCTGGTCGAGATCATGCGGCGGGAGGGGTTCGAGCTGACCGTCGGCAAGCCGCAGGTCGTCACGCGCGTGGTCGGCGGCAAGGTGCACGAGCCGATGGAACGCCTCACCATCGACGCGCCGAGCGACTACCAGGGCGTGCTCATCCAGCTCCTCGCGCTGCGCAAGGGGCGGCTGGAGCAGATGGTCGACCACGGCTCCGGCTGGATCCGCATGGAGTACCTCGTGCCGGCGCGCGGCCTGATCGGCTTCCGCACGGAGTTCCTCACCGAGACGCGCGGCACCGGCCTGCTGCACCACGTGCACGAGCGGTACGAGCCGTGGCACGGCGAGCTGCGCACCCGCCCCACCGGCTCGCTGGTGGCCGACCGCCGCGGGCAGACGACGGCGTTCGCGCTGGCGAACCTCCAGGAGCGCGGCACGATGTTCGTCGGCCCCGGTACCGAGGTGTACGAGGGCATGATCGTCGGCGAGAACGCCCGGTCGGACGACATGGACGTCAACCCGACCAAGGAGAAGAAGCTCACGAACATGCGCTCCTCGACGGGCGACGTGCTCGTGCCGCTGATCCCGCACCGGCAGCTCTCGCTGGAGCAGGCGCTGGAGTTCTGCCGCGAGGACGAGTGCGTCGAGGTGACGCCGGCGACGGTGCGGCTGCGCAAGGTCGTGCTCGAGGCGGCCGAGCGGGAGCGGATGCGCGGCAAGCGCGCGCGTGCGCGCCTCGAGGGCGCGCCCGCGTAA
- a CDS encoding sialidase family protein, with product MSRPVRRALLACVAAAGAVALAVPQAGARPVGKPAFTTYHEPGEDEGSGEPSIGVNWKTGTVVYQSNLRTLNVTFDSHGRARWEERSGILESRDSLDPILFTDSATGRTFVSQLAADCSLMSYSDDDGKSWTPTTGCGPGVYVDHQTVGAGPYAKGVLPVAHPLYPNAVYYCAQAVAEASCARSDDGGLTFGAAVPMYDITQCGGLHGHIRVAPDGAAYVAHQDCDGGQGVVVTEDNGLTWNVRTVPGSTVNGESDPSVAAGSGGTVYFGYQDGAGNANTKAMIATTRDHGKTWSKPVDVGSRLGLKNVQFPEVIAGDDDRAAFAFLGTKTGGNDQSDSFDGAWHLYVALTYDRGRTWTTVDATPSELVQRGCIKLTGCSHRNLLDFNDISVDKQGRVVVAWADGCPRACEKGAPWDSRWHTAAISRLSSGRGLFKAYDGKL from the coding sequence GTGTCCCGTCCCGTCCGCCGTGCCCTGCTCGCCTGCGTCGCCGCGGCGGGCGCCGTCGCGCTCGCCGTGCCCCAGGCCGGCGCGCGACCGGTCGGCAAGCCGGCGTTCACGACGTACCACGAGCCGGGCGAGGACGAGGGCAGCGGCGAGCCGTCGATCGGCGTCAACTGGAAGACCGGCACCGTCGTCTACCAGTCGAACCTCCGCACGCTCAACGTGACGTTCGACTCGCACGGGCGCGCCCGGTGGGAGGAGCGTTCCGGCATCCTCGAGTCGCGGGACTCGCTCGACCCGATCCTGTTCACGGACAGCGCGACCGGGCGGACGTTCGTCTCCCAGCTCGCCGCCGACTGCTCGCTCATGTCGTACAGCGACGACGACGGCAAGAGCTGGACGCCGACCACCGGCTGCGGCCCCGGCGTCTACGTCGACCACCAGACGGTCGGCGCCGGCCCGTACGCGAAGGGCGTGCTGCCGGTCGCGCACCCGCTCTACCCGAACGCCGTCTACTACTGCGCGCAGGCCGTCGCCGAGGCGTCGTGCGCGCGCAGCGACGACGGCGGCCTGACGTTCGGCGCCGCGGTCCCCATGTACGACATCACGCAGTGCGGCGGCCTGCACGGTCACATCCGGGTCGCGCCCGACGGCGCGGCGTACGTCGCGCACCAGGACTGCGACGGCGGCCAGGGCGTCGTCGTCACCGAGGACAACGGCCTCACCTGGAACGTCCGCACCGTCCCCGGCAGCACCGTCAACGGCGAGAGCGACCCGTCGGTCGCCGCCGGCTCCGGCGGCACCGTCTACTTCGGCTACCAGGACGGCGCCGGCAACGCCAACACCAAGGCGATGATCGCCACCACCCGCGACCACGGGAAGACCTGGTCGAAGCCGGTCGACGTCGGCAGCCGGCTCGGCCTGAAGAACGTGCAGTTCCCGGAGGTCATCGCGGGCGACGACGACCGGGCGGCGTTCGCGTTCCTCGGCACCAAGACCGGCGGCAACGACCAGTCCGACTCGTTCGACGGCGCCTGGCACCTCTACGTCGCGCTCACCTACGACCGCGGCCGGACGTGGACGACCGTCGACGCGACGCCGTCGGAGCTCGTGCAGCGCGGCTGCATCAAGCTCACCGGCTGCTCGCACCGCAACCTGCTCGACTTCAACGACATCAGCGTCGACAAGCAGGGCCGCGTCGTCGTGGCGTGGGCGGACGGCTGCCCGCGCGCGTGCGAGAAGGGCGCCCCCTGGGACTCGCGCTGGCACACCGCGGCGATCAGCCGCCTGTCGTCCGGCCGCGGCCTGTTCAAGGCGTACGACGGGAAGCTCTAG
- the mshB gene encoding N-acetyl-1-D-myo-inositol-2-amino-2-deoxy-alpha-D-glucopyranoside deacetylase, whose protein sequence is MTERRLLLVHAHPDDESIATGGTMARYVAEGARVTLVTCTRGEQGEIVPEDLRHLGTGKPLADARVEELAEAMRVLGVTDHRFLGPYEDSGMIGTPENERATAFWNADLDEATAHLVKVVHEVRPHVVVTYDENGGYGHPDHIQAHRVTMLAVDAAAPEWVVPKVYQVAWGGPERRRREAEDYERAGRPGGFDLPDPAKASRPPHPPTTTIDIAPYLDAKLRAIAAHRTQVTVVGRFFALSNNVAHEAFEQEQFTLVGGADRDETDLFDGIDA, encoded by the coding sequence GTGACCGAACGCCGCCTGCTGCTGGTGCACGCGCACCCCGACGACGAGTCGATCGCGACCGGCGGCACCATGGCCCGCTACGTCGCGGAGGGCGCGCGGGTGACGCTTGTCACCTGCACGCGCGGCGAGCAGGGCGAGATCGTCCCGGAGGACCTGCGCCACCTCGGCACCGGCAAGCCGCTGGCCGACGCGCGGGTCGAGGAGCTGGCCGAGGCGATGCGCGTGCTGGGGGTGACCGACCACCGGTTCCTCGGGCCGTACGAGGACTCCGGCATGATCGGCACGCCGGAGAACGAGCGCGCGACGGCGTTCTGGAACGCCGACCTCGACGAGGCGACCGCGCACCTCGTGAAGGTCGTCCACGAGGTCCGCCCCCACGTCGTGGTCACCTACGACGAGAACGGCGGCTACGGCCACCCGGACCACATCCAGGCGCACCGGGTGACGATGCTCGCCGTCGACGCGGCGGCGCCGGAGTGGGTGGTGCCGAAGGTCTACCAGGTGGCGTGGGGCGGGCCGGAACGCCGCCGCCGCGAGGCGGAGGACTACGAGCGGGCCGGGCGGCCGGGCGGGTTCGACCTGCCGGACCCGGCGAAGGCGAGCCGACCGCCGCACCCGCCGACGACGACGATCGACATCGCGCCGTACCTCGACGCGAAGCTCCGCGCGATCGCGGCGCACCGCACGCAGGTGACGGTGGTGGGCCGGTTCTTCGCGCTGTCCAACAACGTCGCGCACGAGGCGTTCGAGCAGGAGCAGTTCACGCTCGTCGGCGGCGCCGACCGCGACGAGACCGACCTCTTCGACGGGATCGACGCATGA